In the genome of Amphiura filiformis chromosome 4, Afil_fr2py, whole genome shotgun sequence, one region contains:
- the LOC140150286 gene encoding fibrocystin-L-like, with protein MIVKPKGTFIESQQFSFLISGEYGRCYNEPHSLLVSGQNKIYNYQTHAEITNVLPSSGSVEGGTAITINGNYFYDRAQTTVTVGGVPCVIYKITDTAIACITQKAPVTKDTYPGSRGILWEKWTNTNSFDDTDWNTDADDYISEVQLDGSSPKNTGDYFVGRLRGYFVPPRDGEYRFLIRSNDNSQLFFSYSGDTTNMAVIAQCPQQCSEWTKYSEQSSAKLSLQGGSPYYIEARYKEGSGGDYLEIGFEMFDAPVTNAQIKSAHNEKQNIAIESTVNLETQVSTNSQIKSAHNEKQYIAIESTVNLETLSLLAVGTNEVQEVKIAYAGCAGETDEEMGACNVTENFWLTYEGRSTDAIPVSASAEEVEDHLSNLTSIPLMVALEENDVIFTYTVVFETYEDLSLLGADSSDPSLVGTDVVEISSGSHASNTNLSLLGVDSSDPSLVEMDVVEISSGSHASDTSFVLYYGSVEALTPLSTTSSAEEVMNGLLQLKAIYPLWKTCP; from the exons AGATAACTAATGTTTTGCCATCCTCTGGAAGCGTTGAGGGAGGAACAGCCATCACCATCAATGGCAATTACTTCTATGACCGAGCACAAACTACTGTCACAGTTGGAG GTGTGCCCTGTGTAATTTACAAGATCACTGATACAGCCATCGCCTGTATTACCCAGAAGGCACCTGTTACCAAGGATACATACCCAGGAAGTAGAGGAATACTGTGGGAAAAATGGACTAATACCAacag CTTTGATGATACTGATTGGAACACTGATGCTGATGATTACATCAGTGAAGTGCAGTTAGATGGCTCTTCACCCAAGAACACTGGTGACTATTTTGTGGGTCGCTTGAGAGGTTATTTTGTTCCTCCTCGAGATGGAGAGTATCGTTTCCTGATACGAAGTAATGACAATTCCCAGCTATTCTTTAGCTATTCTGGGGACACCACTAATATG GCTGTGATCGCACAATGTCCCCAACAGTGCTCAGAGTGGACAAAATACTCAGAGCAGTCTTCAGCAAAGTTGTCTCTCCAAGGTGGCAGTCCATACTACATTGAAGCACGGTATAAAGAAGGCAGCGGCGGAGACTACTTAGAGATTGGATTTGAGATGTTTGATGCACCTGTTACTAATGCACAGATTAAGAGTGCTCATAATGAGAAACAGAACATTGCAATAGAATCTACTGTCAACTTGGAAACACAG GTCAGTACTAATTCACAGATTAAGAGTGCTCATAATGAGAAACAGTACATTGCAATAGAATCTACTGTCAACTTAGAAACACTG TCTCTGTTAGCAGTTGGAACTAATGAGGTACAAGAAGTCAAGATAGCGTATGCAGGGTGTGCTGGTGAGACTGATGAAGAGATGGGTGCATGTAATGTAACTGAGAACTTCTGGTTGACATATGAAGGCAGGAGTACAG ATGCCATTCCTGTATCTGCCAGTGCTGAGGAAGTTGAGGATCACCTTAGCAACCTGACATCCATTCCTCTTATGGTGGCCTTGGAAGAAAATGATGTCATCTTCACATATACTGTTGTGTTTGAAACTTATGAAG ATCTTTCATTACTTGGTGCAGACTCTAGTGACCCCTCATTAGTAGGAACTGATGTTGTAGAGATATCATCAGGATCACATGCTAGCAATACTA ATCTTTCATTACTTGGTGTGGACTCTAGTGACCCCTCATTAGTAGAAATGGATGTTGTAGAGATATCATCAGGATCACATGCGAGCGATACTAGTTTTGTCTTATACTATGGCAGTGTGGAGGCTCTTACACCTCTGTCAACAACTTCATCTGCAGAAGAGGTAAtgaatgggctattacagttgaaagcTATatacccgctatggaagacatgtccttag
- the LOC140150285 gene encoding fibrocystin-L-like: protein MVMTQGWIKDNVQEGTPIKVARIYMKNATLAGDDLFIDNLFIGSDYDNYIRTSLPATPNGNFVYDVEVSKIDLGFDINFMAANCGHDFPLLGIKDATVLSGSAEPYSDIVVYGHPDFTAGTNMAVGRIVAATKPVTGSFELELNGKLVTVAADATAKKMKELVETNLDTGIVLVNQYGTCAGYAWDVEWASKGGNQPLIKVWCVV, encoded by the exons ATGGTGATGACTCAAGGATGGATTAAAGATAATGTACAGGAAGGGACACCTATCAAAGTAGCCAGGATATATATGAAGAATGCTACACTAGCTGGAGATGATTTGTTTATTGATAACTTGTTCATTGGTTCTGACTACGATAACT atatcagaacctcTTTACCAGCCACGCCTAATGGTAACTTTGTATACGATGTTGAAGTCTCCAAAATAGATCTTGGCTTTGACATCAACTTTATGGCAGCTAATTGTGGACATGATTTCCCACTTCTGGGCATCAAAGATGCGACAGTTCTCTCTGGATCAGCTGAGCCTTACAGTGACATAGTGGTCTATGGTCATCCTGATTTTACTGCTGGTACTAATATGGCTGTAGGTCGTATTGTAGCAGCAACTAAGCCTGTTACAGGGAGTTTTGAATTAGAACTAAATGGAAAGTTGGTTACAG TTGCTGCTGATGCTACAGCTAAGAAAATGAAAGAGTTGGTAGAGACTAATTTGGACACAGGGATTGTGTTAGTTAACCAATATGGCACTTGTGCTGGGTATGCATGGGATGTAGAGTGGGCTTCTAAAGGTGGAAATCAACCTCTTATCAAGGTATGGTGTGTAGTATGA
- the LOC140150284 gene encoding fibrocystin-L-like, with protein sequence MVLLLVLVNQYGTCAGYAWDVEWASKGGNQPLIKVNEAGLVGLDVSASVIEITEGRLFQGPIPGEYLRTPHLVSQVEVMVNSIPSICAGYCTFSYDLESTPHVTSVSPISGSQYHGTVITISGSGFSDVLHENVVTIGGAVCEVVGAADSIIECAVGQGPMGEYPVLISVNGKGLASYPDVDVVGAADSIIECAVGQGPMGEYPVLISVNGQGLASYPDVDVVGAADSIIECAVGQGPMGEYPVLISVNGKGLASYPDGDVMFSYESEIIDVEPPEGSAVGGTQLTISGHGFPCITDEDNNSEEVSVTVGTKSCRVLSMCYDEIICKITMESNPSRRRKRATTVDVKVTTKKADIVKSNAFTYDESLTATVSSISPTTSSVLGKWVEQHQKILYNKAFIYMYGARNCGFKLRWWLVHPHVKIELA encoded by the exons ATGGTACTCTTGCTGG TGTTAGTTAACCAATATGGTACTTGTGCTGGGTATGCGTGGGATGTAGAGTGGGCTTCTAAAGGCGGAAATCAACCTCTTATCAAG GTGAATGAAGCAGGTTTAGTGGGTCTTGATGTGTCTGCATCAGTGATAGAGATCACAGAAGGCCGCCTTTTCCAAGGACCTATACCTGGGGAATATCTGCGCACACCTCATCTGGTTTCACAG GTTGAGGTCATGGTGAATTCCATTCCTTCCATATGTGCTGGTTATTGTACCTTCTCCTATGATTTAGAGTCTACGCCACATGTCACCTCCGTCAGCCCAATATCAG GATCTCAATACCATGGAACAGTGATAACTATCAGTGGCAGTGGCTTCAGTGATGTCTTGCATGAGAATGTCGTAACAATAGGTGGCGCTGTTTGTGAAGTCGTTGGTGCAGCAGACTCTATTATTGAGTGCGCTGTGGGACAGGGACCTATGGGGGAATACCCTGTACTCATCAGTGTTAATGGAAAAGGTCTAGCATCATATCCTGATG TGGATGTCGTTGGTGCAGCAGACTCTATTATTGAGTGTGCTGTGGGACAGGGACCTATGGGGGAATACCCTGTACTCATCAGTGTTAATGGACAAGGTCTAGCATCATATCCTGATG TGGATGTCGTTGGTGCAGCAGACTCTATTATTGAGTGTGCTGTGGGACAGGGACCTATGGGGGAATACCCTGTACTCATCAGTGTTAATGGAAAAGGTCTAGCATCATATCCTGATG GTGATGTGATGTTTTCCTATGAATCTGAGATTATAGACGTTGAGCCACCAGAAGGTAGTGCAGTAG GTGGTACACAGTTAACCATATCAGGCCATGGCTTCCCATGTATTACTGATGAGGATAATAACTCAGAAGAAGTATCTGTCACTGTTGGAACCAAATCATGCAGAGTGTTGTCAATGTGCTATGATGAGATCATCTGTAAAATTACCATGGAATCA aaTCCCAGCCGTCGTCGTAAGCGTGCTACCACAGTTGATGTCAAAGTTACCACAAAGAAGGCTGACATTGTTAAATCCAATGCCTTCACATATGATGAGAGTTTGACAGCAACTGTCAGCAGTATTAGTCCAACTACTAGTAGTGTATTGGGTAAGTGGGTTGAGCAACATCAGAAAATACTATACAATAAGGCATTCATCTACATGTATGGTGCAAGAAATTGTGGTTTCAAACTCAGGTGGTGGTTAGTGCACCCTcatgtaaaaattgagttagcttga